In one window of Oncorhynchus gorbuscha isolate QuinsamMale2020 ecotype Even-year linkage group LG23, OgorEven_v1.0, whole genome shotgun sequence DNA:
- the LOC124011260 gene encoding cofilin-2-like — protein MASGVTVTDDVITVFNEMKVRKLQANEDEKKKRKKAVLFCLSEDKKHIILEEGQEILTGDVGVTVQDPYLHFVKMLPPDDCRYALYDATYETKETKKEDLVFIFWAPDGAPLKSKMIYASSKDAIKKKFTGIKHEWQVNGLEDIKDRRTLADKLGGSSVVTLEGSPI, from the exons ATG GCTTCCGGGGTGACAGTGACAGATGACGTTATCACAGTCTTCAACGAGATGAAAGTGCGCAAGTTGCAGGCAAACGAGgatgagaagaagaagagaaagaaggcGGTGCTGTTCTGCCTTAGTGAGGACAAGAAGCACATCatcctggaggagggtcaggagaTCCTGACAGGAGATGTGGGTGTCACCGTCCAGGACCCCTACCTGCACTTCGTCAAGATGCTGCCCCCAGATGACTGCCGTTACGCCCTCTATGACGCCACCTATGAGACCAAGGAGACCAAGAAAGAGGACCTGGTCTTCATCTTCTG GGCCCCAGATGGTGCTCCCCTGAAGAGCAAGATGATCTACGCCAGCTCAAAAGATGCCATCAAGAAGAAGTTCACAG GTATCAAACACGAGTGGCAAGTGAACGGTTTGGAAGACATCAAGGATCGACGCACCCTTGCAGACAAGCTCGGCGGCTCATCGGTAGTCACCCTGGAAGGAAGCCCTATATAA
- the LOC124011216 gene encoding atlastin-3-like isoform X2 — protein sequence MGSEPGPVQIVTVCKEDHSFALDTEALGRVLLAPEVRDKHVVVLSVAGAFRKGKSFILDFMLRYMYRKHGEEWLGQDDEPLTGFKWRGGSEPETTGIQLWSEVFLVEKSDGTEVAVLLMDTQGAFDNQSTVKDCATIFALSTMTSSIQIYNLSQNIQEDDLQQLQLFTEYGRLAMDEIYLKPFQSLMFLIRDWSFPYEYKYGLNGGREFLEKRLQVKETQHEELQTVREHIHSCFTSINCFLLPHPGLKVATSPAFKGQLSDVAPEFKKELRNLIATLLHPNCLAEKEINGNKVTCRGLLEFFKAYIKIYQGEDLPHPKSMLQATAEANNLAAVAGAKDQYYKNMEKVCGGDLPYVAPASLEEKHHFFLQESLHVFSSTKKMGGQEFCDRYRDQLEAELVELWQSFSKHNESKNVFSAFRTPAVLFVLVCFLYVLSGLLLFIGLATIALICDCVLGLAMVAMLTWSFIRYSGKYRGLGGAIDQTADVILQQATVVLNKSRPALAEMRKSS from the exons ATGGGGAGTGAGCCAGGCCCGGTCCAGATTGTGACAGTTTGCAAGGAGGATCACTCCTTTGCCTTGGACACAGAGGCTCTGGGACGGGTTCTGCTGGCACCGGAGGTCCGGGACAAACATGTGGTGGTGCTCTCAGTGGCTGGGGCCTTCCGGAAAGGCAAGAGCTTCATTCTGGACTTCATGCTCCGCTACATGTACAGGAAG CATGGTGAGGAATGGCTGGGCCAGGACGATGAGCCCCTAACTGGGTTCAAATGGAGGGGGGGCTCTGAGCCAGAGACCACCGGCATCCAGCTGTGGAGTGAGGTCTTCCTGGTGGAGAAGAGTGATGGAACAGAG GTGGCAGTATTACTGATGGACACCCAGGGTGCATTTGATAACCAGTCAACTGTGAAGGATTGTGCCACAATCTTTGCCCTCAGCACCATGACCAGCTCAATACAG ATCTACAACCTCTCACAGAACATTCAGGAAGATGATCTGCAGCAGTTGCAG CTATTCACAGAGTATGGTCGCCTTGCCATGGATGAAATCTATCTGAAGCCCTTTCAG TCTCTGATGTTCCTAATCAGGGATTGGAGCTTTCCCTATGAGTATAAATATGGGCTCAACGGAGGCAGAGAGTTCCTGGAAAAACGTCTACAG GTGAAGGAGACCCAGCATGAGGAACTACAGACAGTGAGGGAACATATTCATTCCTGCTTTACCTCCATCAACTGTTTCCTGCTACCACATCCTGGGTTGAAGGTGGCCACCAGCCCCGCTTTCAAAGGCCAGCTTAGTG ATGTGGCTCCCGAGTTTAAAAAGGAGCTTCGCAACCTCATCGCCACACTGCTACACCCTAACTGCCTGGCTGAGAAAGAGATCAACGGCAACAAAGTCACCTGCAGGGGCCTGCTGGAGTTCTTCAAG GCATACATCAAGATCTACCAAGGTGAAGACTTGCCACACCCGAAGTCTATGCTGCAG GCCACAGCAGAGGCCAACAACTTGGCAGCCGTGGCAGGAGCCAAAGACCAGTATTACAAGAACATGGAGAAG GTTTGTGGGGGAGACCTTCCCTATGTGGCTCCTGCCTCTCTGGAGGAGAAGCACCACTTCTTCCTCCAGGAGTCCCTCCATGTCTTCTCCTCCACCAAGAAGATGGGAGGGCAGGAGTTCTGCGACCGCTACCGAGACCAGCTTGAGGCCGAGCTGGTAGAACTGTGGCAGTCTTTCAGCAAGCACAATGAG TCAAAGAATGTCTTCAGTGCTTTCCGGACGCCCGCAGTGCTTTTTGTCCTTGTGTGCTTCCTGTATGTGCTGTCAGGGCTGTTGCTCTTCATCGGCCTGGCTACAATTGCTTTGATATGTGACTGTGTCTTGGGCCTGGCCATGGTCGCCATGCTCACCTGGAGCTTCATACGCTATTCGGGAAAATACCGGGGGCTGGGGGGAGCCATCGACCAGACAGCAGATGTCATTCTGCAGCAG GCCACTGTGGTATTGAACAAGTCGAGGCCAGCGTTGGCTGAGATGAGGAAATCCAGCTAG
- the LOC124011216 gene encoding atlastin-3-like isoform X1: MGSEPGPVQIVTVCKEDHSFALDTEALGRVLLAPEVRDKHVVVLSVAGAFRKGKSFILDFMLRYMYRKKHGEEWLGQDDEPLTGFKWRGGSEPETTGIQLWSEVFLVEKSDGTEVAVLLMDTQGAFDNQSTVKDCATIFALSTMTSSIQIYNLSQNIQEDDLQQLQLFTEYGRLAMDEIYLKPFQSLMFLIRDWSFPYEYKYGLNGGREFLEKRLQVKETQHEELQTVREHIHSCFTSINCFLLPHPGLKVATSPAFKGQLSDVAPEFKKELRNLIATLLHPNCLAEKEINGNKVTCRGLLEFFKAYIKIYQGEDLPHPKSMLQATAEANNLAAVAGAKDQYYKNMEKVCGGDLPYVAPASLEEKHHFFLQESLHVFSSTKKMGGQEFCDRYRDQLEAELVELWQSFSKHNESKNVFSAFRTPAVLFVLVCFLYVLSGLLLFIGLATIALICDCVLGLAMVAMLTWSFIRYSGKYRGLGGAIDQTADVILQQATVVLNKSRPALAEMRKSS; the protein is encoded by the exons ATGGGGAGTGAGCCAGGCCCGGTCCAGATTGTGACAGTTTGCAAGGAGGATCACTCCTTTGCCTTGGACACAGAGGCTCTGGGACGGGTTCTGCTGGCACCGGAGGTCCGGGACAAACATGTGGTGGTGCTCTCAGTGGCTGGGGCCTTCCGGAAAGGCAAGAGCTTCATTCTGGACTTCATGCTCCGCTACATGTACAGGAAG AAGCATGGTGAGGAATGGCTGGGCCAGGACGATGAGCCCCTAACTGGGTTCAAATGGAGGGGGGGCTCTGAGCCAGAGACCACCGGCATCCAGCTGTGGAGTGAGGTCTTCCTGGTGGAGAAGAGTGATGGAACAGAG GTGGCAGTATTACTGATGGACACCCAGGGTGCATTTGATAACCAGTCAACTGTGAAGGATTGTGCCACAATCTTTGCCCTCAGCACCATGACCAGCTCAATACAG ATCTACAACCTCTCACAGAACATTCAGGAAGATGATCTGCAGCAGTTGCAG CTATTCACAGAGTATGGTCGCCTTGCCATGGATGAAATCTATCTGAAGCCCTTTCAG TCTCTGATGTTCCTAATCAGGGATTGGAGCTTTCCCTATGAGTATAAATATGGGCTCAACGGAGGCAGAGAGTTCCTGGAAAAACGTCTACAG GTGAAGGAGACCCAGCATGAGGAACTACAGACAGTGAGGGAACATATTCATTCCTGCTTTACCTCCATCAACTGTTTCCTGCTACCACATCCTGGGTTGAAGGTGGCCACCAGCCCCGCTTTCAAAGGCCAGCTTAGTG ATGTGGCTCCCGAGTTTAAAAAGGAGCTTCGCAACCTCATCGCCACACTGCTACACCCTAACTGCCTGGCTGAGAAAGAGATCAACGGCAACAAAGTCACCTGCAGGGGCCTGCTGGAGTTCTTCAAG GCATACATCAAGATCTACCAAGGTGAAGACTTGCCACACCCGAAGTCTATGCTGCAG GCCACAGCAGAGGCCAACAACTTGGCAGCCGTGGCAGGAGCCAAAGACCAGTATTACAAGAACATGGAGAAG GTTTGTGGGGGAGACCTTCCCTATGTGGCTCCTGCCTCTCTGGAGGAGAAGCACCACTTCTTCCTCCAGGAGTCCCTCCATGTCTTCTCCTCCACCAAGAAGATGGGAGGGCAGGAGTTCTGCGACCGCTACCGAGACCAGCTTGAGGCCGAGCTGGTAGAACTGTGGCAGTCTTTCAGCAAGCACAATGAG TCAAAGAATGTCTTCAGTGCTTTCCGGACGCCCGCAGTGCTTTTTGTCCTTGTGTGCTTCCTGTATGTGCTGTCAGGGCTGTTGCTCTTCATCGGCCTGGCTACAATTGCTTTGATATGTGACTGTGTCTTGGGCCTGGCCATGGTCGCCATGCTCACCTGGAGCTTCATACGCTATTCGGGAAAATACCGGGGGCTGGGGGGAGCCATCGACCAGACAGCAGATGTCATTCTGCAGCAG GCCACTGTGGTATTGAACAAGTCGAGGCCAGCGTTGGCTGAGATGAGGAAATCCAGCTAG
- the LOC124010931 gene encoding serine protease 23-like: MSPHPNSGLAHPSTSMLLLSLLLPLSLSSRALPHQDPVHLPSLVPHVPLPLSRSLFSAQTQLDFTTHCNASCYHKGEQERRREHLTEQLAFETLYADGSRTLTTMDVEDEDDYEGTISPALQPPPTRGWRVTSRHRRQKRQIYGADGRFNIRGDHFLLDYPFSTAVRISTGCTGVLVSQRHVLTAAHCVHDGKDYVKGARKLRVGFLTPPYINGTKPSQTPTKIPLVRWVRVKSTRVPKGWIQGPQEVSMDFDYALLELRWPHRRPFMRLSVAPSSDDLAGKRIHFSGFDSDRPGELVYRFCPVEDESNDLIYQHCDARPGASGSGVYGRVWDTALERWERKVIGIFSGHQWLEIDGENRDYNVAVRFTPLKFAQICYWVHGNRVDCIQD; this comes from the coding sequence ATGTCTCCACATCCAAACTCTGGCCTGGCTCATCCCTCCACCTCAATGCTGCTCCTCtcgctcctcctccccctctctctgtcatcccgAGCCCTCCCTCACCAAGATCCCGTCCACCTCCCTTCACTGGTGCCCCATGTACCCCtgcccctctcccgctctctcttcagTGCTCAGACTCAATTGGACTTCACCACTCACTGTAACGCCAGCTGCTACCACAAGGGAGAGCAAGAGCGAAGGCGAGAGCACCTGACTGAGCAGCTGGCCTTCGAGACGCTCTATGCGGATGGTTCTCGTACCCTCACCACTATGGATGTGGAGGACGAGGATGATTATGAGGGAACCATCAGTCCTGCCCTTCAACCACCACCAACGAGAGGATGGAGAGTTACCAGTCGGCACAGGCGTCAGAAACGACAGATTTACGGGGCTGATGGGCGCTTCAACATCCGCGGTGACCACTTCCTGTTGGACTACCCGTTCTCCACAGCCGTGAGGATCTCCACCGGCTGCACCGGGGTCCTGGTGTCTCAACGCCACGTTCTGACCGCTGCCCACTGCGTGCATGATGGGAAGGATTACGTCAAGGGAGCCCGTAAACTGAGGGTGGGCTTCCTAACTCCTCCGTACATCAACGGCACCAAGCCCAGTCAGACCCCCACCAAGATACCCCTGGTGCGCTGGGTCCGGGTCAAAAGCACTCGTGTCCCCAAAGGCTGGATCCAGGGCCCCCAGGAGGTCAGCATGGACTTTGACTACGCCCTCCTGGAACTGCGCTGGCCCCACCGCAGGCCCTTCATGCGTCTGTCTGTGGCTCCTTCCTCTGACGACCTGGCAGGGAAACGCATCCACTTCTCTGGGTTTGACAGTGACAGGCCTGGGGAGCTGGTCTACCGCTTCTGTCCTGTGGAGGATGAGTCTAATGACCTGATCTACCAGCATTGTGATGCCCGGCCGGGGGCCAGCGGCTCGGGGGTGTACGGCCGCGTGTGGGACACGGCTCTGGAACGGTGGGAGAGGAAAGTCATTGGCATCTTCTCTGGACACCAGTGGCTGGAGATTGACGGGGAGAACCGAGACTACAACGTGGCTGTGAGATTCACCCCGCTGAAGTTTGCCCAGATCTGTTACTGGGTGCATGGGAACCGAGTGGACTGTATCCAGgactga